The nucleotide window CCCGTAGGTATTGAGGGTAGTTTAGCGCATCATTCAATGTGCCATACTTGTTATAAAACTGTTGTCTGAACTGGTTTTCATAACTTGCGTTAATGGGTGTAACCCGGTTTGCCGCTACTATTCCATAATAGGAATTGATAGATAAATCGAAAGAAGAACTTTTTTTGGTAGTGATCCAAATAGCGCCGTTTGAAGCAATAGGCCCCAAAGACGCCAATTCAAGTGGATTCTTAAGTATTTCTATAGATTCAATGTTGTCAGCGTCTACTATTGTCATCAAATTAGTAGCCGGTCCGATACGGTTAAAATCGTATTTCTGAATATCATAAGCAAAAGGATTATCTGTGAGCAGCGGTAATCCATTTACATAAACTGCCGGTTGCTGATCATATAAATACTTCTTGTTCAGCAGGGGAGCAGACAAACCGTGAATAAACACATTTTGAGCTACGCCTGGTTCCCCGGTTGGCTCTTGTATATATGTTCCTGCAGCATTTCCCTTAATATATTGCTGAACGGATATATACGGGTTTCTGGTAACATTATCTAAAATTAATTTATTATTAGCTGAAGAAACTTTAGCGTACTTAATACCAATAGTCGGTGTTAAGATCAAAGAATCGACGGTTGAAGATGTATCGCTGGTATCTCTTGTCTGAGCGCTAGCCCCTATCGAGCAGCCAATAAGAAATAATTGAAAAATAATATTTCCTAGTAAACCTATACCTTTTACTATTCTCATCTAGTTAATTGTTTTTAGTTTATTCGTACGCCGGCAATTGTTAAATTTTCAGCCCTGATATTTTTTAACATTTGTATAAAAGGCGCTGGAAACTTCGTTAGAAACTATACAGCCAATGCTAAGCTATCTGGTCTTGAATGTAAATGTATAGACTAAAAATGCGTAAAATAATGCGCAACCGTATGCGCAAAATTTAACAATTTAATATTGTGGCAATACGAGGACGTTGAGCAAAAACGTTTCAGTTGTTAATTTTTTGCTTCAAAATACGCAGTTCTTTGGGGTAATAATTGTTGATTCTATTGGGCAGCACATTCATCCATCCTAAGGCATGATTGTTATAGGTAGCGAGTTGCCAGCCGCTGGTCCAGCCGGTATTTTCTATGGTATTTTTTTGAAGATAAGAAATAGATTCGGAGAGCTGTAATTCAGTGCGACCAATTGCTTCCCCTACCATTCTGCTCATAGCCAATGCATGATCCGGAATTAGCTTTTTATGGGCCAGCTCTCCCAATAAAGTACCGGAATAAATAATTCTCAGATGTTGTAATATGAGATCAAAGTCTCCAAACAAAGCAGCAGGCCATGCATATATTTTATCATTCACCTGTATCAACTCGTTGTTATCAGGGTTAGCCCATGCAGCAACCAATGGCGATAATTGTTTTGTTGCAGCCTTTATTGCATGTCTGTTTTTGTTCTTGTAAATATCGCCTTCATGGAGTTGGAAAGCGGCTAAAAAAAATCCTTCACCTTTTGCAAGATGCGGCCAGAAACGATAGCCCCTATTTCCTGATGAGGTTACAGCTTCAGTTATATGCCAATCATCCTGTATCTTGAAGGAGATATTAGATAAAGCAAACTCACTGGTCAACCAGTCAGCAATATCTTCATCTTCCTGTTGAGAATAAGAGCAGGTGGAATAGATTAGCACACCGCCTTCTTTGAGCGCCGGCAGCACATCGGCTAAAATCCTTTGCTGACGCTGGCTACAGAGCACCACGTTATTTTCGCTCCACTCATCAATGGCTTCTTCATCTCTGCGAAACAAACCGCTGCCGCTACAGGGAGCATCTACCAAGATCACATCAAAATATCCTTTCAGCTTTGAAAAATCTTTGGGATCATTATTCGTAACAACCACACTGCTACTACCCCACTTTACGATATTATCTTTTAGTATGTTAACGCGTTGCCTGATCACCTCATTGCTCACCAGCAAACTTCCTGGAGATAGAAGCGATTGCAGGTGGGTTGATTTGCCGCCAGGCGCTGCACAAAGATCTAAGACACGTAAAGGATTCGACACATCAACAGACTGTTGTAGTGCCTGCTCCAGAAACATACTGCTGGCCTCCTGTACATAGTAAGTGCCAGCATGAAATAAAGGGTCAAAAGTAAAGGATGGCCGTTCAGACAAATAGTATCCGTTGCTGGTCCATGGTATCGGCATGCAATTGATATCTCTGTCGTTAAACGATTGCAAAACAACTTCCGGCTTTGCAGGATTTAATCTTATAGAAGTAACAGGTATATCAGCATTATGTATGTCTACAAATTGCTGTTCATTAAAGCCGGGCAGTCCCTGTAAAGACTGTATTAAAGCGGAAGGTAATTGCACCCCGCAAAAATAAACAAAGCACGACAAAACTTTATTTGACCGGGCTTTAATATTTTGTACAGAAAAAGAATGAGACGGCTATAGCCTACTACACCCGCACAGTAAAACTCTGTTTTTCTTTGAACTCTTTTCTGAAGCTAACGATGCCGATATAAAACAGATCTATATCGCAGGATACGGCTTCATGTTGAACGATATTTTTCCAGGCTGTTTCCATTCCCTTGCTCCAATGTATATCATCAAAAACCAAAAGCGTGTCATTGTGTACGTGGGGCAGCAGTTGCTGAAAATACCTTTCAGTAGGCTCCTGACGATGATTGCCGTCGATAAAAGCCAGATCAATACGTTGATTCGTACCTAATACATCATCCAGCGTGGAATCGAAATTCCCACGCACCAATTCTATATTCCGAATATGAAGCTGCCGAAAATTATCCAGTGCTTTGTCAGCTACGCTGGATGCGCCTTCCATAGTAATCACTTTTGCTGAGGGATTGCCCAAAGCTAAATAGCTGCTGGTAATACCTAATGATGTTCCCAGCTCAAGTATCGTTTGTGGCTGGTAAAATTTTGCCATCCGGTATAATAACTGTCCGAACTTTTTTGGCTTTGCTGCATTTTTTGCAATAGAGCTAACAGTTCTTCTATCAGAGGATGTAGCTGATGAGCCGGCTCCCATATCTTCAATCAGCAATTCAGTGGAATCGGAGAGCAATTGCTTTCTGAGCTGCTCTACTTTTTCATATGCTTCATACTTCGTAAAATCATTCATCACTTTCGTGATAAACTCATATACAAAAGGAGAATGCATACCATGTCCCTTACTGTTGGCAGCATGAACATAATACTTAAAATACTTAGCGGCAGCTTGTAAAGGAGAATAAACCATGGGAAATAATTTTGATATTGGATACTGGATGCTGGATATTGGATGACCGGTGATGGATCGTACATCACACTCCGTAGATAGAGCTGGGTGACAAATAACGGACGACGGGTAAAGAACTACTTCCTGCTCCCTGTTCACTTCCGCTCCCACACTTCATAAGTGTAATCAAAAGCATGTTTATCGTCTGCCTTATTTTGAATCGAGCTCACCAGCTTCCATTCTTTTTCTTCAATTACGGGGAAATGGGTATCGCCCTCTATCACCGTATCAACACGTGTCAGATAAATCCTGTTAGCTTTGGGATAATACATTTTATATATTTCTCCCCCGCCTATGACCATCAGTTCTTTTACATCGGCTTCTTTCATCATAAATGCTACATCTTTCACACTGTTTAAAACAATGGCGCCATCGATCTTTAATCCCTTTTGATTACTCAACACGATATTCTTTCTACCGGGCAACGGTCTCTTAAAGCTTTCAAAAGTTTTGCGCCCCATTACAACCGGCATTCCCCAGGTAACATTTTTAAAATGCTTCATGTCATCCGGTAAACTCCATACCAGGCGGTTGTCTTTGCCGATTACATTGTTATTAGATGCTGCCACTACTAATGAAATAATCATAAGAATATAGAATTTTGAATGTAGAATGTAAAATGTATAACGTAAGATGCAAGGAGTATTATTTATTATTTGAATTCCTTTTAGCAGTCTCTCTGCTTGCAGTAAAGATAGCAACGAGTTCGTTACATTCCTTAAACGCCGGCAATAGAATATCGTTCACAATTACAGGTTTTTCTATAATTATTCTCAGATTAATCTTTGTTTCCCGCAACTCTTTCAAAAGTACTCCCATTTTATGTATGAAGTCAGCCTTTGACTCTGCAGCTTGTACCTCTCCATACAATAGAGCAGGTGCCGTTCCGCTTTTACATAATTGATGCGCTAAATTGCTCCCTGTTTTAGTAAATGGCAGGAGGTCGCACACATTAAGCATCATGATTGCAAACTAAACCAGCCTGCCCTCAAGATTATATACTCGTTCCATAACCGGATGTACTTCCGTTGACATTTCATATTTAACATTCTTCATTTCATTCATACTATACCGCAACAGGTGCCTTTATAGCAGGATGACTCTGATAATTTTCCAGTTTGAAATCATCATACTGAAAACCAAAAATATCCTTTACTTCAGGATTGATCTTCATCACAGGTAACGGGTAAGGTTCGCGACTCAATTGTAAATTTACCTGTTCGATATGATTATTGTAAATGTGGACGTCGCCAAAAGTATGTATAAAGTCTCCCGGCTCTAAGTCGCAAACCTGAGCTACCATCATAGTTAACAATGCGTAGGACGCAATATTGAACGGCACTCCCAGGAAAACATCAGCACTACGTTGATATAACTGGCAGCTCAACTTTCCGTCAGCCACATAAAACTGGAATAAGGTATGGCAGGGCATCAACGCCATCTCCGGCAATTCGCCTACATTCCATGCACTCACTATTAAGCGGCGACTATCAGGCGTCTTTTTGATCTGGCTGATCAGGTCGGCAATCTGGTCGATTACTTTTCCATCTTTTCCCTCCCAGCTGCGCCATTGTTTGCCATACACAGGCCCCAGCTCACCTTCTTCATTTGCCCATTCGTCCCAAATACGTACGCTATGCTCTTTCAAATAAGCGATATTGGTCTCGCCTTTTAAAAACCAAAGTAATTCATGTATAATACTTTTCAGGTGAACTCTTTTCGTTGTCACCAGCGGAAAGCCTTTTTGCAGGTCAAAACGCAGCTGGTATCCGAAAGTGCTGATCGTACCTGTGCCGGTACGATCCGTTTTCTGCGTACCGTTATCCAGGATATGGTGAAGTAAATTTAAATACTGTTGCATAGTGCAAGATAGTTAATAATCCCTTCCATAAAAATCCCGCCGGTGGTATGTGCGAAACGGGTTAATTTAAAAAAGGCCTGAAACTTGCATTATTCAGATGATTTACTTTTAGCGGTATATTAATTTGTTTTCCCTTTAAACAACATTGATTATCATTGCTGTTACAAGTTGTATACCTTTACCACAAGTCAGAAATCAATCATAATGAAAGCTCAGAATTATAAAAATCACATCAGATATTATCCTGCACATCATTTTGTGTTTTACCCGGTGGCGCTGATACTCTCCTTCGTGGCAGGATACAAGGCTATTAAGGCTGAAGGGGAACTTCAATCCATCTGGCTATTTATTTTGCTGCTATTGATACTCATTATCTGGGTTTCATTTATGTTGCGCCAGCATTACGCGCTGACCCTGCAAAACCGGCTGGTTCGCCTTGAACTGCGCCATAAATATTCGATGCTTACCGGAAAGGATTTTGAACCGATCGAATCAAAATTATCTTTCGGACAAATTGCTGCACTTCGTTTTGCCCCGGATGAAGAATTAGTGCCGCTGGTGATGAGGGCGGTTAAGGAAAACCTTTCACCTAAAACTATAAAGGAAAGTATTATTAACTGGAAAGCAGATGAAAGAAGGGTTTAAAGCTGCCTGCGTCGCTTCAGTTCTTTTTGAATCAAACCCAGCTCCCGACCGGTTTGTCCCTTAACCGAGGTATTTTCCTGTGCCCGGCGCATGAGATAAGGAATCACATCTTCAATAGGTCCGAAGGGAAGATACTTGCTCACGTTACAACCCGCTTTAGCCAGGTTAAAGGTAATGTTATCACTCATACCATATAGCTGACTAAAGCTTACATGAGGGTGGTTAAGAGGTATGTTTAATTGCCTGAGTTTATCCACTGCCAGCATATTACTATGTTCGTTGTGCGATGCCACGAGGAGACTTACTTTTTCTAAATTTTCTATACAAAGCGCTACACCCGCATCGAAATCGCGGTCACTGCTGGCTTTATCGGGCTGAATGGGAGACGGGTATCCCTTTTCTTCTGCACGTTTTCTTTCTTTTTCCATATAGGCGCCGCGTACCAGTTTCACACCCAAAATAAAACCTCGTTCCTTTCCGGCATCAATACAATCTTTTAAGAATTGTAGCCGGTCGTGCCGGTAATGTTGCACCGTGTTATAAATCACTACACGTTCCTTGTTAAAAGAATCCATCATTAACATCACCAATGCATCTACCGGATCCTGGATCCATGTTTCTTCTGCATCTACCAGCATTCCCACATTGCTCTCGGCAGCTTTCTCACAAACCCGCATCATTCTTAAACGAACCTGGTGCCATTCTTCGCGCTCTTCAATGCTTAATTCTTCCAAAGCGCCCAGGTATTTCTTAATAAGTGAGCCATGTTTGCGGTGCATAAGCTCATCTAATTTTTCCAACAAGGCAAATCGGGTGAGACCGGTAACCTTCA belongs to Niabella yanshanensis and includes:
- a CDS encoding O-methyltransferase, which produces MVYSPLQAAAKYFKYYVHAANSKGHGMHSPFVYEFITKVMNDFTKYEAYEKVEQLRKQLLSDSTELLIEDMGAGSSATSSDRRTVSSIAKNAAKPKKFGQLLYRMAKFYQPQTILELGTSLGITSSYLALGNPSAKVITMEGASSVADKALDNFRQLHIRNIELVRGNFDSTLDDVLGTNQRIDLAFIDGNHRQEPTERYFQQLLPHVHNDTLLVFDDIHWSKGMETAWKNIVQHEAVSCDIDLFYIGIVSFRKEFKEKQSFTVRV
- a CDS encoding thymidylate synthase → MQQYLNLLHHILDNGTQKTDRTGTGTISTFGYQLRFDLQKGFPLVTTKRVHLKSIIHELLWFLKGETNIAYLKEHSVRIWDEWANEEGELGPVYGKQWRSWEGKDGKVIDQIADLISQIKKTPDSRRLIVSAWNVGELPEMALMPCHTLFQFYVADGKLSCQLYQRSADVFLGVPFNIASYALLTMMVAQVCDLEPGDFIHTFGDVHIYNNHIEQVNLQLSREPYPLPVMKINPEVKDIFGFQYDDFKLENYQSHPAIKAPVAV
- a CDS encoding dihydrofolate reductase, which gives rise to MIISLVVAASNNNVIGKDNRLVWSLPDDMKHFKNVTWGMPVVMGRKTFESFKRPLPGRKNIVLSNQKGLKIDGAIVLNSVKDVAFMMKEADVKELMVIGGGEIYKMYYPKANRIYLTRVDTVIEGDTHFPVIEEKEWKLVSSIQNKADDKHAFDYTYEVWERK
- a CDS encoding RsmF rRNA methyltransferase first C-terminal domain-containing protein — encoded protein: MQLPSALIQSLQGLPGFNEQQFVDIHNADIPVTSIRLNPAKPEVVLQSFNDRDINCMPIPWTSNGYYLSERPSFTFDPLFHAGTYYVQEASSMFLEQALQQSVDVSNPLRVLDLCAAPGGKSTHLQSLLSPGSLLVSNEVIRQRVNILKDNIVKWGSSSVVVTNNDPKDFSKLKGYFDVILVDAPCSGSGLFRRDEEAIDEWSENNVVLCSQRQQRILADVLPALKEGGVLIYSTCSYSQQEDEDIADWLTSEFALSNISFKIQDDWHITEAVTSSGNRGYRFWPHLAKGEGFFLAAFQLHEGDIYKNKNRHAIKAATKQLSPLVAAWANPDNNELIQVNDKIYAWPAALFGDFDLILQHLRIIYSGTLLGELAHKKLIPDHALAMSRMVGEAIGRTELQLSESISYLQKNTIENTGWTSGWQLATYNNHALGWMNVLPNRINNYYPKELRILKQKINN
- a CDS encoding proline dehydrogenase family protein; protein product: MLHAIFAAMSVPGISFNNTEFAFQYKSDKELKQARTLFGLMGNPMLVKLGTRLTPWAIRAKLPVKGLIRGTIFKQFAGGETLQQTAGVAQTLGRYNVDVILDYGVEGGEGGDAEYDQAATEFIKVIDYAATQPNIPFMSVKVTGLTRFALLEKLDELMHRKHGSLIKKYLGALEELSIEEREEWHQVRLRMMRVCEKAAESNVGMLVDAEETWIQDPVDALVMLMMDSFNKERVVIYNTVQHYRHDRLQFLKDCIDAGKERGFILGVKLVRGAYMEKERKRAEEKGYPSPIQPDKASSDRDFDAGVALCIENLEKVSLLVASHNEHSNMLAVDKLRQLNIPLNHPHVSFSQLYGMSDNITFNLAKAGCNVSKYLPFGPIEDVIPYLMRRAQENTSVKGQTGRELGLIQKELKRRRQL
- a CDS encoding DUF6526 family protein; the protein is MKAQNYKNHIRYYPAHHFVFYPVALILSFVAGYKAIKAEGELQSIWLFILLLLILIIWVSFMLRQHYALTLQNRLVRLELRHKYSMLTGKDFEPIESKLSFGQIAALRFAPDEELVPLVMRAVKENLSPKTIKESIINWKADERRV
- a CDS encoding four helix bundle protein, translating into MMLNVCDLLPFTKTGSNLAHQLCKSGTAPALLYGEVQAAESKADFIHKMGVLLKELRETKINLRIIIEKPVIVNDILLPAFKECNELVAIFTASRETAKRNSNNK